From Curtobacterium sp. MCBA15_012:
TCCACGAGCCCCAGAGCAGCGCCCAGAGCACGGTCAGTCCGGCGACGAGCGGCACCTCGTAGCGCCACGCGACGGCGATCCGTCGAGCGTTCGAGATCCGTCGGGTGTCGCTCACCGGGCACCTCCCAGCACGGCCTGGACGTAGCGGTCGGGGGACTCCAGCGACTCGGCCGCGCGGGTCGCGTAGCCGTACAGCGGCCCGGCGACGACGGTCAGGGCGACCGAGCCGAGCACCGCGACCGTCGTCACCGCGACGAGCATGCGGGGCAGGCGCGCCGGTTCCGGCGCCTCGCCTGCGGTGGCCGTCGACCCGGTCGCCGGACGGGAGGCGCTGCTCGCGTGCGGTGCGTCGGTGACGGTGGTCGAGCCTCCAGGGTGGTACGCCTCGCCCGTCTCCTCGGAGACGGTCAGCGGCGCCGGTTCCGGCGACCGCAGGTGCGCGTGCGGTTCCGCCGTGGTCACGTGGGGCGCGGCCGCCTCGGCGGCCGGCTTCGGCCGCCAGAAGGCGGCGTCCCAGACGCGCATGAGCGCGTACAGGGTCAGGAGGCTCGTGAGGACCCCGGCGGCGACCGTCACCCACGCCATCGGGGAACCGTCCTCCGCCGCCGCGCGGAACAGGCCGAGCTTGCCGATGAAGCCGGAGAACGGCGGGATGCCGCCCAGGTTGAACGCCGGCACGAGGTAGAGCGCCGCGAGCAGCGGTGCGGCCTTGAGCAGGCCGCCGAGCGAGCGGCTCGACGTCGTGCCGCCGATGCGCTCCATCACCCCGGACACCAGGAACAGCGTGGTCTGCACGACGATGTGGTGCACCGTGTAGAACACCGCGGCGGCCGTGCCCGCGACCGAGCCGAGCCCGATGCCCATCACCATGAACCCGATGTGGCTGATGAGGGTGAAGGACAGCAGGCGTTTCACGTCGGTCTGCGACACGGCCCCGAGCACGCCGACCACCATCGTCAGCACGGCGACGACGAGCAGGACGTCGTTGAGCTGCGGCCTGGGGAAGATGATCGTCTCGAGCCGGATGATCGCGTAGATGCCGACCTTGGTGAGCAGGCCCGCGAACACGGCCGTGACCGGGGCCGGTGCCGTGGGGTACGAGTCCGGCAGCCAGAACGCCAGCGGGAAGACGGCCGCCTTGATGCCGAAGCCGATGAGCAGCATCGTGTGGAGCAGCAGCTGCACGTGCTCGGGCAGCTCCGCGACGCGCTGCGAGATCTGGGCGATGTTGACGGTGCCCGTCGCGCCGTAGACCAGGCCGATCGCGGCGAGGAAGATCGCCGACGCGATGAGGCTCGTGACGATGTACGTCGTGCCGGCCCGGACGCGCTGCTCGCTGCCGCCGAGGGTGATGAGCACGTAGCTCGCCACGAGCAGCATCTCGAACGCCACGTAGAGGTTGAACAGGTCGCCTGCGAGGAAGGCGTCGAGCACGCCCGCCGCGAGCACCAGGTACGTCGGGTAGAAGATCGTGACCGGGGCGTCCTCGTCGTCGGCGGCGAGCCCCTGCCCGATCGAGAAGAGCAGCACGAGCAACAGGACGCTCGCGCTCACCGTGAGCAGGAGCGCGCTCAGCCGGTCGACCACGAGCGAGATGCCGTACGGGGCCTCCCACCCGCCGACCTGCACGACGATGGTGCCGTGCTGGTCGACGAGCACCATGAGCGTCGCGGCGAGGGCGACCGCGACCGCGAGCACCGCGACGGTGATCGCCCGCTGCAGCTCCTGGTGCCGCAGCAGGCCGAGCGCGATCGCGGCGCCGAGGAGCGGCACGAGGACGAGCAGCGGGACGAGCCAGGTCATCGGGAAGCCTCCTCGGTGGGCTGCGGTGCACCGTCGTGCGGGTCGTCGGCGTCCTCCGGGGACTTCGGGTCGAAGTCCGCCTCGGGGTCGTCGTCGTGGTCGGCGCTGCGGGACCGGCCGATCGCGGCGTCGGCTTCGTCGACCTCGACCTCGTCGGCGCGCGAGAGCTTCCAGGAGCGGTGGATGAGCGCGAGCAGGAACGCGCTCACGGCGAAGGTGATGACGATCGCGGTGAGGGCGAACGCCTGGGGGAGCGGGTCGGTGATGCCCTCGGCGGTCTTGCCGATCGGGGGCCGGCCGGCCGCACCGGACATGATCAGGAGCAGCAGGTTGATCGAGTTGCCGAGCAGCAGGAAGCCGAGCAGCATGCGCGTGAGGGACCGTTCGAGCAGCAGGTAGACCCCGCACGAGAACAGCACCGCCATCGCGATGACGAGCACCAGGGTGATGGTCACACTGCGCTCCCTTCCGGGGTCGAGGCGGCGGCGGTGTCGTCGACGTCGCCCTCGGTGGTGTCGTGCACGGTGGCGCGGGAGTCCTCGAGGCGCTGGCGGTCGACCTCGGCGCCGAGGCTGCGCAGGACGTCGAGCACGAGGCCGACGACCACGAGGTAGACGCCGATGTCGAAGAACGTCGCGGTGACGAACTCGACGTGGCCGAGCACGGGGACGGTTGCCTCGAAGAACTCGGAGTACAGGGCGTCCTTGCCGAAGAAGAGCGGCACGATCGCGGTGGTCGCGGCGGTGGCGACCCCGAGTCCGAGCAGCCGACCGGCACGCACCGGGGCGGCGGCGCCGAGCTCGGCCGGTCCGCCCGCGAGGTACCGCCCGGCGAGGGCGATGCCCGCGACGAGCCCGCCCGCGAACCCGCCGCCGGCGGCGTTGTGCCCGGCGAACAGCAGGTAGACCGACAGCACGACGAGTCCGTGGAACAGCAGCCGCACGACGACGTCGAGCAGGGCCGAACGGCCGGTGGGGATCGCGGCGCTCGTCGGCAGCCAGGCGCGGGGCCCGCCGTCGCGGTGCCGGTCGTCGGGGGAGTCGGGCATGTCCCGGAGGCGGGGCAGCGTGTCCTCGCGGGAGTTCACGAAGATCAGGCTGGCGACCCCGGTGGCCGCGGCGACGACCACCGTCAGCTCGCCGAGGGTGTCCCAGCCGCGCAGGTCGACGAGGGCGACGTTCACGACGTTCAGGCCGTGCCCGAACGAGCTCGTGAGCGCGGGCAGGTCGGGCCAGAGCGGCTCGGCGGTGCGGGCCGATGCGGCCACGACCACGACGATCGCGAGCGTGACGCCGGCGAGCGCGGCGAACAGCGCCCGGACGACCCGGAAGCGCGACGGGTTGGCGGTCGCGATGCGCGGGGGCAGGCGCCGGAGCACGAGCACGAAGGCGATGAGCGTGACCGTCTCGACGACGAGCTGCGTGAGGGCGAGGTCGACCGCGCCGTGCAGCACGAACAGCACCGACATGCCGTAGCCGGTGACGCCGACGAGCACGGCCGCGGCGAACCGGGTCTTCGCGGTGAGGACGGCGATCGCGGCGACGGCCATCACCGCGACGACCGGCACCTGGCCCCACGAGTCGGCGAACCGGACGTGGAACGCCCACGGGCCGCCGAGGACGAGGTTCGCCAGGGCCCCGGCGACGAAGACCGACAGGATCACGGTCAGGTAGTACGGCAGCGAACCGCGCTGGACGCTCGCGGTCAGCCCGGTCGCGAAGCGGTCGAGCCCGCGCATCACGTGCCGGTAGGTGCCGGACGCGCTGGGGGACCCGGCGAGCCGGTGCTGCAACGCCTCGACCGGGCGGCGGAGCAGGAACAGCGCAACACCGC
This genomic window contains:
- a CDS encoding Na+/H+ antiporter subunit D, coding for MTWLVPLLVLVPLLGAAIALGLLRHQELQRAITVAVLAVAVALAATLMVLVDQHGTIVVQVGGWEAPYGISLVVDRLSALLLTVSASVLLLVLLFSIGQGLAADDEDAPVTIFYPTYLVLAAGVLDAFLAGDLFNLYVAFEMLLVASYVLITLGGSEQRVRAGTTYIVTSLIASAIFLAAIGLVYGATGTVNIAQISQRVAELPEHVQLLLHTMLLIGFGIKAAVFPLAFWLPDSYPTAPAPVTAVFAGLLTKVGIYAIIRLETIIFPRPQLNDVLLVVAVLTMVVGVLGAVSQTDVKRLLSFTLISHIGFMVMGIGLGSVAGTAAAVFYTVHHIVVQTTLFLVSGVMERIGGTTSSRSLGGLLKAAPLLAALYLVPAFNLGGIPPFSGFIGKLGLFRAAAEDGSPMAWVTVAAGVLTSLLTLYALMRVWDAAFWRPKPAAEAAAPHVTTAEPHAHLRSPEPAPLTVSEETGEAYHPGGSTTVTDAPHASSASRPATGSTATAGEAPEPARLPRMLVAVTTVAVLGSVALTVVAGPLYGYATRAAESLESPDRYVQAVLGGAR
- a CDS encoding Na(+)/H(+) antiporter subunit C, which translates into the protein MTITLVLVIAMAVLFSCGVYLLLERSLTRMLLGFLLLGNSINLLLLIMSGAAGRPPIGKTAEGITDPLPQAFALTAIVITFAVSAFLLALIHRSWKLSRADEVEVDEADAAIGRSRSADHDDDPEADFDPKSPEDADDPHDGAPQPTEEASR